The window CAATCAGCTTCTTGGAAACGAAAACATTAGCCAGATTATCATTCCCGACACCGTTATTTCCGAGCTCAATTATCAAAAGGATCATGGGCAAAAACAGCAAGCATGGCTCGCCATGGTTACAATCGAGAAGTTCCGCAAAGAATACCCGCACAAGCTCTCCATAGTTCATGAAGAAAACGCCAACGGCATCAATGATCAAAAAATCATTTTTGCTGCAACGCAAGTCGCCAAGCGCAACATCCACAGCATAGTGTATATGCTGACGAACGATGTTTTCTTTTCTCTTGCTGAAATCAAGTTGCACAATCTTGAAGTTTTGAATCTGCAAGACTTTGAAGAAAAGTTCCCTATCAACGCCAACGGTTTTAACAGAGAAGCTTCATTCCGCTTTTTTGCAGAAGTCAAAGCAGGAAACATCAAGACCGCCAAAATAGCCTTGAGCAAAGGAGCAAATCCCAACTTCATCCATCCTGAATCAGGCTACACCCCACTCATTCAAGCTGTCCGCAACAGAGATAAATCCATGACTGAATTTATTGCAAACCACCCAAAAACAAACTGCGACCTTTGCGATGAAGCCAAATACAGACTCCCCGCTATTAGCCACGCGGTTCAACTTGGAGAAATGGCACTTGTAAAAACACTCGTAGAAGCCGGTGCTGATATTGACTGCCAGTCTCAAGGAAAAAATCGCGGCAACACGGCATTAATGATTTCTGCATGGCATGGAAAACAAGACTTTGTCCAGTATTTCTATCAGAACGGAGCTTGCCCAAATCAGCAGGATTCCAACGGATTTACCGCTCTTATCAAGGCCTGCATCAAAAAACAGGTATCCTGCGCCAAATTTCTTTACCCATTAACAGATCCCAAAATCAGAAGTTTCGAAGGACTTACCGCATTAGACTACGCCATAAAAAGCAATAACACGGAACTCTTAAACTTTTTCAAGGAAGCTTAATCATGATCGACCGCGCCTGTATTTCGCTCTCTAGCAAATGCCAACTTCGTTGCACCTACTGCCATTTCGACACACACATCGACAAAAACAGCGTTGTTGAAATCGGCGAAACCAACGCCAAGAAAATCATCAGCAACCTTTTGGACTACGCCAAAGCCCATCATGGCCACATAAAGATTGGCCTTGTTGGCTCCGGTGAACCCCTGTTGCGTTTCAAGCTCATCAAAG of the Fibrobacter sp. UWB2 genome contains:
- a CDS encoding ankyrin repeat domain-containing protein; translated protein: MNFENTAKEILKIRISNNLTQDEFARKLDVSRPTVSNWELAKCIPTTEQIMKINDVFHVSANEILQIKKSTIFVLDTCVILNRPRIINQLLGNENISQIIIPDTVISELNYQKDHGQKQQAWLAMVTIEKFRKEYPHKLSIVHEENANGINDQKIIFAATQVAKRNIHSIVYMLTNDVFFSLAEIKLHNLEVLNLQDFEEKFPINANGFNREASFRFFAEVKAGNIKTAKIALSKGANPNFIHPESGYTPLIQAVRNRDKSMTEFIANHPKTNCDLCDEAKYRLPAISHAVQLGEMALVKTLVEAGADIDCQSQGKNRGNTALMISAWHGKQDFVQYFYQNGACPNQQDSNGFTALIKACIKKQVSCAKFLYPLTDPKIRSFEGLTALDYAIKSNNTELLNFFKEA